Proteins from a single region of Candidatus Puniceispirillum marinum IMCC1322:
- a CDS encoding carbohydrate kinase family protein, which yields MITVGGENLIDLVSGKQTDNEQPHYLAKPGGGPFNVAMAIGRQGCDVTYVTPISTDAFGDLLATRLFESNVVVAVPRVQQPTSLAVVSLTADGVASYSFHRNGTAERQVTRETLASYVPPETNIFHVGGLALIEGDDAEAWKTEFQRCKDAGILTSLDPNVRPALIHDRNQYVARLHELMKIADIVKLSDEDLEWLYPDRPLEQALADCRADCNAALFILTLGSAGARGFVEAGDVHVPAATIDIMVDTVGAGDTFMATILRWIIETGRITPETLGNTDIAALKMALSAAANAAALNCAQSGCNPPWRDQLTD from the coding sequence ATGATTACTGTTGGCGGAGAAAACCTGATTGATCTTGTGTCGGGAAAGCAGACTGATAATGAACAGCCGCATTATCTGGCAAAACCAGGGGGTGGCCCGTTTAACGTCGCTATGGCCATTGGCCGGCAAGGCTGTGACGTGACCTATGTAACGCCTATCTCGACAGACGCGTTCGGTGATCTTCTGGCAACTCGCCTGTTTGAAAGCAATGTAGTGGTCGCCGTGCCGCGTGTGCAACAACCCACATCACTGGCTGTTGTTTCCCTTACAGCTGATGGTGTGGCATCCTATAGCTTTCATCGTAATGGCACAGCTGAGCGTCAGGTCACGCGCGAAACACTCGCCAGCTATGTGCCGCCAGAGACGAATATCTTTCATGTTGGGGGCTTGGCGTTGATTGAAGGCGATGATGCAGAGGCCTGGAAAACAGAATTTCAACGCTGTAAAGATGCTGGGATTCTGACCTCGCTTGATCCCAATGTACGACCTGCCCTTATCCATGACCGGAACCAATATGTTGCGCGTTTGCATGAATTGATGAAGATTGCCGACATCGTCAAACTCAGCGATGAAGATTTAGAATGGTTATATCCAGACCGGCCACTCGAACAAGCGCTGGCTGATTGCCGCGCTGATTGCAATGCGGCTTTATTTATCCTGACCCTTGGTAGCGCGGGCGCACGTGGCTTTGTTGAGGCCGGTGACGTGCATGTGCCAGCCGCCACAATCGACATAATGGTTGATACTGTCGGTGCAGGCGATACCTTTATGGCCACAATACTTAGGTGGATTATTGAAACTGGTCGCATCACCCCAGAGACGCTAGGCAACACTGATATTGCCGCTTTGAAAATGGCCTTGTCAGCGGCGGCAAACGCCGCTGCATTGAATTGCGCGCAAAGTGGCTGTAACCCGCCCTGGCGCGATCAATTGACGGATTGA
- a CDS encoding DDE-type integrase/transposase/recombinase encodes MRLCPTHRNHIWATDFVHDKLSNGRSNKIRTVLDDYTHEALCMAVRPRMNAEDVLDALHKLLMKCAAKGLQPGICRTG; translated from the coding sequence ATCAGGCTATGCCCCACACACCGAAACCATATCTGGGCGACAGACTTTGTTCATGACAAGCTCAGCAATGGGCGCAGCAATAAGATACGGACGGTACTAGATGATTATACCCACGAGGCGCTCTGCATGGCGGTGCGCCCCAGAATGAACGCAGAGGATGTTTTGGACGCATTGCACAAGCTTCTCATGAAGTGTGCGGCCAAGGGTTTGCAGCCAGGCATCTGCAGGACTGGTTGA
- a CDS encoding integrase core domain-containing protein, translated as MCGQGFAARHLQDWLKNIGVWSIPIYPEIPWENGYNERFNRTLRREALNAEWLHSTI; from the coding sequence GTGTGCGGCCAAGGGTTTGCAGCCAGGCATCTGCAGGACTGGTTGAAAAATATTGGTGTCTGGTCGATACCGATCTACCCTGAGATCCCTTGGGAGAACGGATACAATGAACGCTTCAACAGAACATTGAGACGGGAGGCTCTGAATGCAGAGTGGCTCCACAGCACAATATAG
- a CDS encoding pyridoxal phosphate-dependent aminotransferase: MIAFSKISAEITSQPMFEILSEVQKIERSGLQVLHFELGEPDFPTPENIKHAARQAITDNFTKYAPSSGLHEFKEVVQEATFQSRGFKPNLNQVLVTPGANAIIYLALKCVLDVGDEVIVPDPGFPTYFSAIKSLGGTIRPLNLNEKTQFSFTIADLEKLINKKTKAIIVNTPSNPTGQTLSADILHQLYEMANKNNILLISDEIYSRLIFEDESFYSPSQCDNCQSNTLILNGFSKAFSMTGWRLGVAVGPEPLIKIMENLTSTIVSCVPPFIQKAGIEAIIGDQSTVKTMVSTYHKRAQLIVDGLNSIQGIECIMPKGSIYAFPNITGTGFSSDEFCQMILHKCNIAATPGNCFGNNGEGYVRFSTVNNEAVIQLAISRLQTLFGKK, encoded by the coding sequence ATGATTGCCTTTTCGAAAATAAGTGCAGAAATAACTAGCCAGCCAATGTTTGAAATATTATCTGAAGTCCAAAAAATAGAACGTTCTGGGCTACAGGTTTTACATTTTGAATTGGGTGAACCAGATTTCCCAACGCCTGAAAACATCAAACATGCTGCGCGGCAGGCAATCACTGATAATTTTACTAAATATGCACCATCTTCTGGACTTCATGAATTCAAGGAAGTTGTTCAAGAAGCCACATTTCAGTCTAGAGGTTTTAAGCCAAATTTAAATCAAGTGTTAGTGACTCCGGGCGCAAACGCAATAATATACCTTGCTCTTAAATGTGTTCTTGATGTTGGTGACGAGGTCATCGTCCCGGATCCGGGATTCCCAACATATTTTTCAGCGATTAAATCTTTGGGTGGGACGATAAGGCCATTGAACTTAAATGAAAAAACACAATTCAGCTTCACGATTGCTGATTTGGAAAAGCTTATAAATAAAAAAACTAAAGCAATAATTGTAAATACTCCAAGCAACCCAACCGGCCAAACTCTCAGCGCTGATATTCTTCATCAGCTATATGAGATGGCAAATAAGAACAATATTCTTCTCATCAGTGATGAAATATACTCACGGCTGATATTTGAAGATGAAAGTTTTTATTCACCGTCACAGTGCGATAATTGCCAGAGCAATACGCTAATATTAAATGGCTTCAGTAAAGCATTTTCAATGACAGGTTGGCGACTTGGAGTTGCAGTAGGACCTGAACCTTTGATAAAGATAATGGAAAACCTAACCTCAACAATTGTATCTTGTGTCCCCCCATTTATCCAGAAAGCGGGGATAGAAGCAATTATTGGTGATCAGAGTACAGTGAAAACTATGGTTTCGACTTATCATAAGCGTGCACAATTAATTGTTGATGGCTTAAATAGTATTCAAGGGATTGAATGTATAATGCCAAAAGGATCTATTTATGCGTTTCCAAATATTACTGGCACAGGCTTTTCTAGTGATGAATTTTGTCAAATGATTTTACATAAATGCAATATTGCTGCGACACCTGGTAATTGTTTTGGGAATAATGGTGAAGGGTATGTGAGATTCAGTACTGTAAACAATGAAGCAGTGATACAACTGGCAATTAGTCGGCTACAAACTCTTTTTGGTAAAAAATAA
- a CDS encoding NTP transferase domain-containing protein, with translation MYLLILCGGKASRLQGVNNDVPKCLLKAQGTSILGTLINELSDYCAKVIISHADGKPYYNDILSGEITGSKLEKITLVQDQFQKGTAHAVQLHTCGLDGDFCVMNGDTLFSNYDALLPKANANYDVCFSTSFQSIGRATQIFPDTKAGGFDFKKDDMGKDDTKGHVTNGVIYLGGNAVRWLQDQTLEKEKSIEGVLLSNAHKCGLSFGMHQSGAEFIDFGTPAEYLNPNDYLLSFDKIKDE, from the coding sequence ATGTATTTGCTAATTTTATGTGGTGGTAAAGCTTCCCGATTACAGGGTGTGAATAATGATGTCCCAAAATGCCTTTTAAAAGCTCAAGGCACATCAATTTTAGGTACGCTTATCAATGAGCTGTCTGATTATTGCGCTAAAGTAATTATATCCCATGCAGATGGTAAGCCATATTATAATGATATTTTGAGCGGTGAAATTACGGGCTCAAAACTTGAAAAAATAACGCTTGTTCAAGACCAGTTTCAAAAAGGAACTGCGCACGCCGTCCAACTTCACACCTGCGGTCTAGACGGGGATTTTTGCGTGATGAATGGCGATACGCTTTTTAGCAATTATGATGCACTATTGCCCAAAGCGAATGCTAATTATGATGTTTGTTTCTCTACATCTTTTCAATCAATAGGAAGAGCCACGCAAATTTTCCCTGATACTAAAGCTGGCGGCTTTGATTTTAAGAAAGATGATATGGGGAAAGATGACACAAAGGGGCATGTGACGAACGGTGTCATTTATCTTGGTGGTAATGCTGTGAGATGGTTGCAAGATCAGACCCTTGAGAAGGAGAAGAGTATTGAAGGGGTGCTATTATCGAACGCCCATAAATGTGGTCTTTCCTTTGGGATGCATCAGTCAGGCGCTGAGTTTATCGATTTTGGAACGCCAGCCGAATATTTAAACCCGAATGATTATTTACTATCATTTGATAAAATCAAAGATGAGTAA
- a CDS encoding glycosyltransferase yields the protein MINQETHKIHVIHLFKSYFPETFGGIEKVIELICRLLRKDGVQSDIHVLSDNTKQKLIEVDGTPVTRSIRIGYIATTPFSLNAFRDFRALRTPNSLIHIHSPYPLGEILFLLFGRKMKSVVTYHSDIVGYEFLYFFYKPLQYLFLKKVDVIVATSEKYKESSAVLKKFAPKVKVIPLGISDDWDKVAETELAPKVTEVLMSDYMLFLGALRGYKGLKVLLEAAKKTKSQIIIAGDGPLKEDLERIIKTQSIKNVTLLGAVTEQEKNALLSNCSALVLPSTMRSEAFGIVLLEASAHSKPMISTKLGTGTDLINQHMETGLVVSKKSANDLASAMNFLIDNQHVRLEMGQKARLLFEQKYTAKVMSQHYLDLYKELQN from the coding sequence ATGATTAATCAAGAAACCCACAAAATACACGTAATCCATTTGTTCAAATCCTATTTTCCTGAGACTTTTGGGGGGATTGAGAAGGTGATTGAATTGATATGTCGCCTTTTACGAAAGGACGGTGTTCAATCAGACATCCATGTTTTAAGCGACAACACAAAACAAAAATTGATAGAGGTGGATGGCACGCCTGTCACACGGTCGATAAGAATCGGCTATATTGCAACCACACCATTTTCACTTAATGCTTTTCGAGACTTTAGAGCGCTGAGAACGCCAAACTCCCTTATTCACATTCACTCTCCATACCCCCTTGGAGAAATTCTGTTTCTCTTATTTGGCAGAAAAATGAAGTCAGTTGTAACCTACCATTCCGACATTGTTGGTTATGAATTTCTGTACTTCTTCTACAAACCATTACAATATCTGTTTTTGAAAAAAGTAGATGTGATCGTTGCAACTTCCGAAAAATACAAAGAATCTAGCGCTGTCTTAAAAAAGTTTGCGCCAAAGGTAAAAGTTATTCCGCTCGGCATTTCCGATGATTGGGACAAAGTGGCCGAAACCGAACTTGCGCCTAAAGTGACTGAGGTTCTGATGTCTGATTACATGCTGTTTTTAGGTGCGTTGCGAGGGTATAAAGGCTTAAAAGTACTTCTAGAGGCAGCAAAAAAGACAAAGAGCCAAATTATCATTGCAGGTGACGGCCCTTTAAAAGAAGACCTTGAAAGAATAATTAAAACACAATCAATAAAGAACGTAACTCTGTTAGGCGCGGTTACAGAGCAAGAAAAAAATGCGCTACTATCAAACTGCTCTGCGTTAGTATTGCCTTCTACCATGCGTTCAGAAGCTTTTGGCATTGTATTGCTAGAAGCAAGTGCGCATTCAAAACCAATGATCTCCACAAAACTGGGAACAGGCACTGACCTCATTAACCAGCATATGGAAACCGGACTTGTTGTATCCAAAAAGTCAGCTAATGATTTAGCGAGCGCAATGAACTTCTTGATAGATAATCAACATGTAAGATTAGAAATGGGTCAAAAAGCGCGTCTTTTGTTTGAACAAAAATACACCGCGAAAGTCATGAGCCAGCATTACTTAGACCTATATAAAGAGCTTCAGAATTAA
- a CDS encoding lipopolysaccharide biosynthesis protein, which translates to MTRSGHIFPKIFLQYLSLIVCGFISFALGLIIAKELGPAKFGIYLVLFTYGGYFAHFFDLGLKTFIYKNNNKTHDPLTGALVNFCYQFVVVMVLALFIFFFLPRHLFSFADYFMMLMAFASISSLQLFFSALKGTGALGSEAWLQFFYRLLSFCVILAVLQFSDRLVFIFFAMTISACLMIWYSYVKLGIKITSAEKVLLSSTVPFFTLELMISIYTKLEVLMLSFLSVDPVQIGQYGVATRIIDAQHTVIFPCAVIYFNILKGNLHFEFVRRLSLLSFLGLVGLLGVLGYFASLLVMPSLISSFFGDEYALSSALYEKLALVLIASTLNIFIFQKMIFMGETKTLLICMVLGCVISLAANLSLTVTYGLYGALYSRVIVEYGILALFIISIILTKPFTSKPS; encoded by the coding sequence ATGACTCGTTCGGGTCACATTTTTCCAAAAATATTTCTACAATATCTGTCCCTCATCGTCTGTGGATTTATTTCCTTTGCGCTTGGTCTAATCATTGCAAAAGAATTAGGGCCCGCAAAATTTGGGATTTATCTTGTTCTATTTACCTATGGCGGATATTTTGCCCATTTCTTTGACTTGGGTTTGAAGACATTTATCTACAAAAATAATAACAAAACACATGATCCTTTAACTGGGGCATTGGTGAATTTTTGTTATCAATTTGTTGTTGTAATGGTATTGGCTTTGTTTATTTTTTTCTTTTTGCCAAGACATCTTTTTTCTTTCGCAGACTATTTTATGATGCTGATGGCGTTCGCGTCAATTAGCTCGCTACAATTATTTTTCAGTGCCCTAAAGGGGACTGGCGCATTAGGAAGTGAGGCATGGCTACAGTTTTTTTACAGGCTTTTATCGTTTTGCGTTATTCTGGCAGTCTTGCAATTCTCCGATAGGCTTGTCTTCATTTTCTTTGCCATGACAATAAGCGCCTGTTTAATGATTTGGTATTCATATGTAAAATTAGGCATAAAAATTACCTCTGCTGAAAAAGTGTTATTGTCCTCAACAGTGCCTTTTTTCACACTTGAACTCATGATTTCAATCTACACAAAACTAGAAGTATTGATGTTATCATTTCTATCAGTAGACCCCGTTCAAATTGGTCAATATGGCGTCGCCACGCGGATTATTGATGCACAACACACGGTTATATTCCCGTGCGCTGTCATTTATTTCAATATCTTAAAAGGTAATTTACACTTTGAGTTTGTCAGACGTTTAAGCTTACTATCTTTTTTAGGGCTTGTTGGGTTGCTTGGCGTGCTTGGCTATTTTGCGAGCTTATTAGTGATGCCTAGCTTAATCAGCTCTTTTTTTGGTGATGAATATGCTCTTTCTAGCGCTTTATACGAAAAGCTAGCGTTAGTACTAATAGCAAGCACATTGAATATATTCATTTTTCAAAAAATGATCTTTATGGGGGAGACCAAGACCTTGTTAATTTGCATGGTATTGGGATGCGTTATTTCCCTAGCGGCCAACCTGTCATTGACAGTGACTTATGGGTTATATGGCGCACTATATTCACGCGTCATTGTTGAATATGGCATTTTAGCGCTGTTTATTATATCGATTATCCTAACAAAGCCATTTACCTCAAAACCAAGCTGA
- a CDS encoding glycosyltransferase family 4 protein — translation MAHNRNITVGLGCSALYNARRDGITKYTEGLLSTPKECGIAFQKIFFGSKRTPQKNELHLASKYSIGSFVSQLSHGLINPLRFDTTNLDLFHSPDHRAPMGLGIPIIGTIHDVFPFANPEFMRRRFNYFGKPILAGSIRPLDHVITVSEYSKEQIIKYFPFKEEMVSVVYNGIDDFWFEEVADKQVQKTLKSYRIDNDFFLCVGTFQPRKNYARIIDAYNRLSITEQKYCKLVIVGGGGWRNSVRGLITSNENIIHIEDASDEALRCFYRAAKTLVFPTLAEGFGYPIIEAFAQCCPVITSNVTANKEIARDYAYLVNPEQTSEIVEALKQAIYGSENIRDMKIQARDYVKNFSISAMQASTAFVYEKLV, via the coding sequence ATGGCTCATAATCGAAACATAACGGTTGGACTTGGTTGTAGCGCACTTTATAATGCAAGGCGAGATGGTATTACAAAATACACCGAAGGTCTGCTTTCAACGCCAAAGGAATGCGGTATTGCGTTTCAAAAAATCTTTTTTGGGTCTAAAAGGACGCCTCAAAAAAATGAGCTGCATTTGGCGTCAAAATACTCGATAGGCTCTTTTGTTAGCCAATTAAGCCATGGCCTGATTAACCCGCTGCGTTTTGATACAACAAATCTTGATCTGTTTCATAGCCCAGACCATCGGGCTCCTATGGGGTTGGGGATACCAATTATTGGCACTATTCATGATGTATTCCCCTTTGCCAACCCTGAATTTATGCGGCGCAGGTTTAATTATTTCGGCAAGCCAATTTTAGCAGGTAGCATCAGACCATTAGACCATGTGATTACAGTCTCTGAGTATTCTAAGGAACAAATTATTAAGTATTTTCCGTTCAAGGAAGAAATGGTTTCAGTTGTCTATAATGGTATAGATGATTTTTGGTTTGAAGAGGTTGCAGATAAGCAGGTTCAAAAAACGCTTAAAAGCTATCGAATTGACAATGATTTTTTTCTCTGCGTAGGGACATTTCAGCCTAGAAAAAATTACGCAAGAATAATAGATGCCTATAATCGACTAAGTATAACAGAACAAAAATATTGCAAACTCGTCATTGTTGGAGGAGGCGGTTGGCGCAATTCCGTAAGAGGTTTAATCACATCTAATGAGAATATCATTCATATAGAAGACGCCTCTGATGAAGCTCTTAGGTGTTTTTATAGAGCCGCAAAAACATTAGTTTTCCCGACCCTTGCTGAGGGGTTTGGCTATCCTATCATAGAGGCATTTGCGCAATGTTGCCCCGTAATCACATCTAATGTCACTGCAAATAAAGAGATTGCGAGAGATTACGCTTATCTTGTGAATCCTGAACAAACATCTGAGATTGTTGAAGCTTTGAAGCAGGCAATTTACGGGTCGGAAAACATCAGAGATATGAAGATACAAGCGCGCGACTACGTAAAGAATTTTTCAATTTCTGCAATGCAAGCTAGCACAGCATTCGTTTATGAAAAGTTGGTTTGA
- a CDS encoding NAD-dependent epimerase/dehydratase family protein, whose translation MKEQYGIDTDFDFIKSCLASHDVVIKDKRILITGGTGFLGSWLVAYLLWANDVHGDNNHISIVTRDKSRFLSNMPECRNNQLVTIIEHDLAVPLESDTSFDLIIHGATDVQKAVSDDDSFNCAAIGTQSIISIAKLNPNCRVVYLSSGAVYGANAPDVWCKETDGPRDHALASLNAYTAQKISSEETLLVASAGGQFRCSVARCFTFVGAFIPRTKQFAISEFMQNALADEDIILSGNELTQRSYLYCADFVVWLLVIFMRSENGAVINLGSNSAIAIGDLASKVVEVLGSKSRIVKATMSQNATATSYLPNTDKAGSQLGLRQYTTFEDAIIKTRPWFDISDENK comes from the coding sequence ATGAAAGAGCAATATGGCATTGATACAGATTTTGACTTTATAAAGAGCTGTCTGGCATCGCATGATGTGGTCATAAAAGACAAAAGGATTTTGATCACTGGTGGGACAGGCTTCCTTGGAAGCTGGCTTGTAGCGTATCTTTTATGGGCCAATGACGTTCACGGTGACAATAATCACATTTCGATTGTGACAAGAGACAAATCACGATTTTTGTCCAATATGCCTGAATGCCGAAACAATCAGCTTGTGACGATAATAGAACATGACCTTGCCGTTCCCTTGGAGAGTGATACGTCTTTCGATCTTATCATCCATGGCGCAACTGATGTGCAAAAGGCTGTTTCAGATGATGATAGCTTCAATTGTGCAGCAATTGGCACGCAATCGATTATATCTATTGCCAAACTTAACCCTAATTGTCGGGTGGTATATCTTAGCAGTGGTGCTGTTTATGGCGCTAATGCGCCTGATGTGTGGTGCAAAGAGACTGACGGGCCAAGAGATCATGCTCTGGCGAGCTTGAACGCTTATACGGCTCAGAAAATTAGCAGTGAAGAGACATTATTAGTGGCTTCTGCTGGTGGGCAGTTTCGTTGTTCTGTTGCCCGTTGCTTCACATTTGTTGGTGCTTTTATACCGCGTACAAAACAATTTGCTATAAGTGAATTTATGCAAAATGCGTTAGCTGACGAAGATATCATATTATCAGGTAATGAATTAACTCAAAGGTCGTACTTATATTGTGCTGATTTTGTCGTTTGGCTTCTTGTCATCTTTATGCGAAGTGAAAATGGTGCGGTTATTAATTTGGGGTCTAATTCAGCCATTGCGATAGGTGATTTAGCATCAAAAGTAGTTGAGGTACTGGGAAGTAAATCAAGGATAGTCAAAGCGACCATGAGTCAAAACGCAACAGCGACATCCTATTTACCAAATACCGATAAGGCCGGGTCACAGCTGGGGTTGAGGCAATATACAACTTTTGAAGACGCTATTATAAAAACACGTCCTTGGTTCGACATAAGTGATGAAAATAAATAA
- the rfbH gene encoding lipopolysaccharide biosynthesis protein RfbH, whose translation MINEEIALREEIVKLTKKYADIRFKAEKFVPSVTPIPPSGKLIDEKEISNMVEASLDGWLTTGRFNDEFEQKIAEKMNVKFALTVNSGSSANLVAFSSLTSPRLGERAIKAGDEVISVAAGFPTTVNPILQVGAVPVFVDVVLGNYNINPALVEDAITSKTKAIFLAHSLGNPFDLDAIVKICKKYDLWLIEDCCDALGTTYNGKNVGTFGDIATLSFYPAHHITMGEGGLVFTNSKKLQMIAESYRDWGRDCYCKPGCDNTCGKRFSWELGDLPKGYDHKYIYSHRGFNLKITDMQAACGLAQLEKVDSFIAKRRENFAFLHSALSDLEQHYILPSATANSNPSWFGFPITLRDGHSTPRVELLKFLDSKNIGTRLLFSGNLTKQPYMKNETFRVAGSLEQTDRVMRDTFWVGIQPALTQEMLEFSAEQLRQFAKK comes from the coding sequence ATGATTAACGAAGAGATTGCCTTAAGAGAAGAGATTGTTAAATTAACAAAAAAATACGCTGATATCAGGTTCAAGGCAGAAAAATTTGTTCCTAGTGTTACGCCTATCCCGCCATCAGGAAAGCTGATAGATGAAAAAGAGATCTCTAATATGGTAGAGGCCTCTCTTGACGGTTGGTTAACAACTGGCAGATTCAACGATGAATTTGAGCAGAAAATTGCTGAGAAAATGAACGTAAAGTTCGCTTTGACCGTAAATTCAGGCTCGTCTGCTAATTTGGTTGCCTTTTCTTCGTTAACAAGCCCACGTTTGGGTGAACGTGCGATTAAAGCAGGTGATGAAGTCATCTCAGTTGCTGCGGGTTTTCCGACGACCGTCAACCCAATATTACAGGTGGGCGCTGTACCTGTGTTTGTTGATGTTGTGTTAGGAAATTACAACATCAATCCTGCTCTTGTAGAAGATGCCATTACGAGCAAAACAAAGGCTATATTCTTGGCGCACTCATTGGGTAATCCCTTTGACTTAGACGCTATTGTGAAGATTTGTAAAAAATATGACCTATGGCTCATTGAAGATTGCTGCGATGCGCTAGGCACAACATATAATGGCAAGAATGTGGGAACCTTTGGCGATATTGCAACTTTAAGTTTCTATCCTGCGCACCACATAACGATGGGTGAAGGCGGACTTGTCTTCACCAATAGCAAAAAGCTTCAAATGATTGCTGAATCATATAGAGATTGGGGACGCGATTGTTATTGCAAACCTGGCTGTGATAATACGTGCGGCAAGCGATTTAGCTGGGAACTTGGGGACTTGCCGAAGGGTTATGACCATAAATATATCTATAGCCATAGAGGGTTTAACCTAAAGATAACTGATATGCAGGCAGCTTGTGGTCTAGCCCAGCTGGAAAAGGTGGATAGCTTCATTGCAAAGCGCCGCGAGAATTTTGCATTTCTTCATTCTGCTTTATCAGATCTCGAACAACATTATATTTTACCTAGTGCGACAGCAAATTCAAACCCATCTTGGTTTGGCTTTCCTATAACTTTAAGAGATGGACATTCAACGCCAAGGGTTGAATTGCTAAAGTTTTTAGATAGCAAGAACATAGGAACGCGTTTGCTATTTTCTGGGAATCTCACAAAGCAGCCTTACATGAAGAATGAGACATTTAGAGTGGCAGGAAGTTTGGAACAGACTGATCGTGTGATGAGAGACACATTTTGGGTTGGCATCCAGCCTGCATTGACACAAGAGATGTTGGAATTTTCTGCTGAGCAGTTGAGACAATTTGCTAAGAAGTAA
- the rfbG gene encoding CDP-glucose 4,6-dehydratase, whose product MASLVVDKNFWEGKKILLTGHTGFKGAWLSFWLKQLGADLLGFSQAGLLESRFYTDVTRGKIAEENGDIRSRESLLKVINEFQPDIVFHLAAQPLVLASYEDPLTTFDTNIMGTLNVLNAVCESTKKIALINVTSDKCYENDERQTSFTESDKLGGKDPYSNSKACADLVSSCYMHLVEAANKSDHIGIANVRAGNVLGGGDISCDRIVPDILSAADSQKVIEIRNPNAVRPWQHVLDPLRGYIILAQNLYNQPRYFSQSWNFGPSNNAHSSVGTLVEHLKARLDFSCHMSKGTSRALESNFLSIDSTKSKNELGWSTSIPFEEIVRLTVEWHLAANNGQNLEEMCKSQIEYSLK is encoded by the coding sequence ATGGCAAGTTTGGTAGTGGATAAAAATTTTTGGGAAGGCAAAAAAATCCTTCTTACAGGGCATACAGGTTTCAAAGGGGCATGGTTATCTTTTTGGTTAAAACAACTTGGTGCTGATTTATTGGGGTTCTCTCAAGCTGGCTTGCTTGAAAGTCGTTTTTACACAGATGTGACGAGGGGTAAGATTGCCGAGGAAAATGGTGATATTCGCTCCCGTGAAAGCTTGCTAAAAGTCATAAATGAGTTTCAGCCTGATATTGTATTCCATCTTGCTGCCCAACCACTGGTTTTGGCATCTTATGAAGACCCTCTTACAACGTTCGATACTAATATTATGGGCACACTAAATGTGCTAAATGCTGTTTGTGAAAGCACAAAAAAAATTGCACTGATTAATGTGACCTCTGACAAATGTTATGAAAATGATGAAAGACAAACATCATTTACTGAGAGCGATAAGCTTGGGGGAAAAGACCCTTATAGCAATAGCAAGGCCTGCGCTGATTTAGTCTCAAGCTGCTATATGCATCTTGTAGAAGCAGCCAATAAATCGGATCACATTGGCATTGCCAATGTGCGCGCTGGAAACGTTCTTGGGGGTGGTGATATATCTTGCGATAGAATTGTCCCAGATATTCTATCTGCGGCTGATAGTCAAAAAGTGATTGAGATAAGAAACCCAAATGCGGTTCGTCCCTGGCAGCATGTTTTAGACCCGCTACGTGGCTATATTATTTTGGCACAAAATCTTTATAATCAGCCTCGTTATTTTAGCCAATCTTGGAATTTTGGACCCAGCAATAACGCGCATTCTTCTGTTGGCACATTAGTTGAACACCTAAAGGCGCGTCTTGATTTTAGCTGTCATATGTCAAAGGGAACCTCGAGGGCGCTTGAATCTAATTTTCTGTCGATTGACTCCACAAAGTCGAAGAATGAATTAGGTTGGAGTACATCCATACCATTTGAAGAGATTGTGCGCTTAACGGTGGAATGGCATCTTGCTGCAAATAACGGCCAAAACTTGGAAGAAATGTGTAAATCACAAATCGAATATTCTTTAAAATAG